The Thioalkalivibrio sulfidiphilus HL-EbGr7 genome includes a window with the following:
- a CDS encoding flagellar hook assembly protein FlgD: MNSASAISADIMNKLGLTSHETANTKGDDRLGQSDFLRLMITQLENQDPFKPMESGEFLGQLAQFGTVSGIEDLQKSFNRFSQSIASGQALQAAALVDRHVTVPGDMIIMDPAEGMRGAVQVPASAEVVIGVYNQAGQLVRRIPMGIQEAGLREFHWDGRDETGTLLAPGIYEFAGLASDGRGTEALDMHLSARVESVSLGNNNGALLLQVEGMGEVNFNKVRQIG; this comes from the coding sequence ATGAACAGCGCCAGCGCCATCAGTGCAGACATCATGAACAAGCTGGGACTCACCTCCCACGAGACCGCCAACACGAAGGGTGATGATCGCCTGGGCCAGAGTGATTTTCTCAGGCTCATGATCACCCAGCTGGAGAACCAGGATCCCTTCAAGCCCATGGAGAGCGGCGAGTTCCTGGGCCAGCTGGCGCAGTTCGGTACGGTCTCCGGCATCGAGGACCTGCAGAAATCCTTCAACCGCTTCAGCCAGAGCATCGCCTCGGGCCAGGCCCTGCAGGCCGCGGCCCTGGTGGACCGTCATGTCACCGTCCCGGGCGACATGATCATCATGGATCCGGCCGAGGGCATGCGGGGGGCGGTGCAGGTGCCGGCCTCGGCCGAGGTGGTCATCGGTGTCTACAACCAGGCCGGCCAGCTGGTGCGGCGAATCCCCATGGGTATCCAGGAGGCCGGGCTGCGCGAGTTCCACTGGGATGGCCGGGACGAGACCGGCACGCTGCTGGCCCCGGGTATCTACGAATTTGCAGGTCTGGCCAGTGATGGGCGCGGCACTGAGGCCCTGGACATGCATCTCTCTGCTCGGGTCGAGAGCGTGAGCCTGGGCAACAACAACGGTGCCCTGCTTCTCCAGGTGGAGGGGATGGGTGAAGTGAATTTCAACAAGGTGAGACAGATCGGCTGA
- the flgB gene encoding flagellar basal body rod protein FlgB, translating into MSLSFDKALGIHADALQLRSRRLELLASNLANADTPNYKARDIDFRAALSQAQGGGVGLMRTHASHLSVQGGGVGGEPLYRIPNQPSLDGNTVDAQLEQAAFSENAVQYQASLDFLNSRFRGLRTALKGE; encoded by the coding sequence ATGTCACTGTCCTTCGACAAGGCCCTGGGTATCCACGCCGATGCGCTGCAGTTGCGCTCCCGGCGCCTGGAACTCCTGGCCTCCAACCTGGCCAACGCCGATACCCCCAACTACAAGGCGCGGGACATCGACTTCCGTGCCGCCCTGAGTCAGGCCCAGGGCGGGGGCGTGGGTCTGATGCGCACCCACGCGAGCCATCTGTCCGTGCAGGGCGGTGGCGTGGGCGGCGAGCCGCTCTACCGCATACCCAACCAGCCCTCCCTGGATGGCAACACCGTGGACGCGCAGCTGGAGCAGGCGGCGTTCTCGGAGAATGCCGTGCAGTACCAGGCGAGCCTGGATTTCCTCAACAGCCGATTCCGCGGTCTGCGCACCGCGCTCAAGGGGGAGTGA
- the flgF gene encoding flagellar basal-body rod protein FlgF has translation MDRMLYVAMSGAKETALTQARNTQNLANANTTGFKASLDVFTSKQVVGPGHGTRTYALTQDMKVDLSPGPLQATGRDLDVAVQGNGWIAVQAPDGTEAYTRAGDLRVDSVGLLTTGTGLPVLGEGGPIAVPPFETFEIGSDGTISIRPLGQGANVLAEVDRIKLVNPNPDELVRGEDGLIRHQLGVEQPPDAGVTLVRGMLESSNVNTVEAMVNMIDLARHFEMQVKMMKTAEDNDAASASLLRLT, from the coding sequence ATGGACCGCATGCTCTACGTCGCCATGTCAGGCGCCAAGGAAACGGCGCTCACCCAGGCACGCAACACCCAGAACCTGGCCAATGCCAACACCACCGGGTTCAAGGCGTCCCTGGACGTGTTCACCAGCAAGCAGGTGGTGGGACCCGGTCACGGCACGCGCACCTATGCCCTGACCCAGGACATGAAGGTGGATCTGAGCCCCGGTCCGTTGCAGGCCACGGGGCGTGACCTGGACGTGGCGGTGCAGGGCAACGGCTGGATCGCGGTGCAGGCCCCGGATGGCACCGAGGCCTATACCCGCGCCGGTGACCTGCGCGTGGACTCGGTGGGCCTGCTCACCACGGGCACCGGTCTGCCGGTGCTGGGTGAAGGCGGTCCCATCGCTGTGCCGCCCTTCGAGACCTTCGAGATCGGCAGCGACGGCACCATCAGCATCCGGCCCCTGGGGCAGGGTGCCAACGTGCTGGCGGAGGTGGACCGCATCAAGCTGGTCAACCCCAATCCCGATGAACTGGTGCGTGGCGAGGACGGCCTGATCCGCCACCAGCTGGGCGTGGAGCAGCCGCCCGATGCGGGCGTGACCCTGGTGCGGGGCATGCTGGAATCCAGCAACGTGAACACCGTGGAGGCCATGGTCAACATGATCGACCTGGCACGCCACTTCGAGATGCAGGTGAAGATGATGAAGACCGCCGAGGACAACGACGCGGCCTCCGCATCCCTGTTGCGTCTGACTTGA
- a CDS encoding flagellar basal body P-ring protein FlgI, which produces MALCLALVIAPQFTAPAKAYERVKDLASVAGVRSNQLVGYGLVVGLDGSGDQTTQAPFTVQSLKNMLGQLGVTVPPNVNPQLRNVAAVMIHADLPPFAKPGQMIDVTVSSIGNASSLRGGSLLMTPLKGADGQTYAIAQGNLVVGGFGAEGRDGSRISVNVPSVGRIPNGASVEREVPTAFAQGDSVMLNLHQPDFTTANRLSDVINDTMGPGTARAVDGSSVRVSAPIDPGQRVAFVSMLENLTVRPGAPAAKVIVNSRTGTVVIGSNVQVMPAAVTHGSLTVTITESFDVSQPAPLAAGETVVTPRTDIEVTEQVNPMFLFGPGVTLDEIVRAVNQVGAAPGDLVAILEALRQAGALRAQLIVI; this is translated from the coding sequence ATGGCCCTGTGCCTGGCCCTGGTGATCGCGCCCCAGTTCACCGCGCCGGCCAAGGCCTACGAGCGGGTCAAGGACCTGGCCTCGGTGGCCGGTGTGCGCAGCAACCAGCTGGTGGGCTATGGCCTGGTGGTGGGCCTGGACGGCAGCGGTGACCAGACCACCCAGGCGCCGTTCACCGTGCAGTCCCTGAAGAACATGCTGGGTCAGCTGGGCGTCACCGTGCCGCCCAACGTGAACCCGCAGCTGCGCAACGTCGCGGCGGTGATGATCCATGCCGACCTGCCGCCCTTCGCCAAGCCGGGCCAGATGATCGACGTGACCGTGTCCTCCATCGGCAATGCCTCCAGCCTGCGCGGCGGCAGCCTGCTCATGACCCCGCTCAAGGGGGCCGACGGACAGACCTATGCCATCGCCCAGGGCAACCTGGTGGTGGGCGGCTTCGGCGCCGAGGGGCGCGACGGTTCGCGCATCAGCGTGAACGTGCCCAGCGTGGGCCGCATCCCCAACGGCGCGTCCGTGGAGCGCGAGGTGCCCACCGCCTTCGCCCAGGGCGACAGCGTGATGCTGAACCTGCACCAGCCCGATTTCACCACCGCCAACCGCCTCTCCGACGTGATCAACGACACCATGGGCCCGGGCACCGCACGGGCCGTCGACGGTTCCTCGGTGCGGGTGAGCGCGCCCATCGACCCGGGCCAGCGGGTGGCCTTCGTCTCCATGCTCGAGAACCTCACCGTGCGTCCCGGCGCGCCGGCCGCCAAGGTGATCGTCAACTCCCGCACCGGCACCGTGGTGATCGGCAGCAACGTGCAGGTGATGCCCGCCGCCGTGACCCACGGCAGCCTCACCGTGACCATCACCGAGTCCTTCGATGTTTCCCAGCCGGCCCCGCTCGCGGCCGGCGAGACGGTGGTCACGCCGCGCACTGACATCGAGGTCACCGAGCAGGTCAATCCCATGTTCCTGTTCGGCCCCGGCGTGACCCTGGACGAGATCGTGCGCGCCGTGAACCAGGTGGGCGCCGCCCCCGGTGACCTGGTGGCGATCCTCGAGGCCCTGCGCCAGGCCGGCGCCCTGCGTGCCCAGCTGATCGTCATCTAG
- the flgG gene encoding flagellar basal-body rod protein FlgG — protein MNKALWIAKTGLDAQQTRMSVISNNLANVNTTGFKKGRAVFQDLIYQTVRQAGAQAAQDTELPSGLMLGTGVRTVATEKMFTQGNVTQTENALDMAIEGRGFFQILMPDGNIAYTRDGSFQLNSDGQLVTSGGYEVDPGIVIPEGALSVTVAEDGTVSATVAGNVAPIVVGNLQLADFINPAGLQPIGQNLFIETAASGAPQAGNPGLDGRGRLLQGFLESSNVNTVEELVNMIETQRAYEMNSKAISTADQMLQYVNNNLGR, from the coding sequence ATGAACAAGGCCCTGTGGATCGCCAAGACCGGACTGGACGCGCAGCAGACGCGCATGTCCGTGATCTCCAACAACCTGGCCAACGTCAACACCACCGGCTTCAAGAAGGGTCGCGCGGTGTTTCAGGACCTGATCTACCAGACGGTACGCCAGGCGGGTGCCCAGGCCGCCCAGGACACGGAACTGCCTTCCGGCCTGATGCTCGGCACCGGTGTGCGCACCGTGGCCACGGAGAAGATGTTCACCCAGGGCAACGTCACGCAGACCGAGAACGCCCTGGACATGGCCATCGAGGGGCGCGGCTTTTTCCAGATCCTGATGCCCGACGGCAACATCGCCTACACCCGTGATGGCAGCTTCCAGCTGAACAGCGATGGCCAGCTGGTCACCTCCGGCGGCTACGAGGTGGATCCGGGCATCGTCATCCCCGAGGGTGCCCTGAGCGTGACCGTGGCCGAGGACGGCACCGTCAGCGCCACGGTGGCCGGCAACGTGGCGCCCATCGTGGTGGGCAACCTGCAGCTGGCGGACTTCATCAACCCGGCGGGCCTGCAGCCCATCGGTCAGAACCTGTTCATCGAGACCGCGGCGAGTGGCGCGCCCCAGGCGGGCAACCCGGGCCTGGATGGTCGTGGCCGCCTGCTGCAGGGATTCCTGGAAAGTTCCAACGTGAACACCGTGGAGGAGCTGGTGAACATGATCGAGACCCAGCGGGCCTACGAGATGAATTCCAAGGCCATCTCCACCGCTGACCAGATGCTCCAGTACGTCAACAACAACCTGGGTCGATAA
- the flgC gene encoding flagellar basal body rod protein FlgC, whose product MSNLFKIFDVSGSALSAQSVRLNAIASNMANAQVASQTPEGAYRAKHPVFASVLQAAGQSGSATPVRVVNVLESQAEPVAEYAPNHPLANEQGYIFKPNVSVVEEMANMISASRSYQNNVEVMNTTKQLLLRTLQLGQS is encoded by the coding sequence ATGAGCAACCTGTTCAAGATCTTTGATGTCTCCGGCTCGGCGCTCAGCGCCCAGTCCGTGCGCCTCAACGCCATCGCCAGCAACATGGCCAACGCCCAGGTGGCCAGCCAGACCCCGGAGGGGGCCTACCGGGCCAAGCATCCGGTGTTTGCCTCGGTGCTGCAGGCGGCGGGCCAGAGCGGCTCCGCAACGCCGGTGCGGGTGGTCAATGTGCTGGAGAGCCAGGCGGAGCCGGTGGCCGAATATGCGCCCAACCACCCGCTTGCCAACGAGCAGGGCTACATCTTCAAGCCCAACGTCAGCGTGGTGGAGGAGATGGCCAACATGATCTCCGCGTCACGTTCCTACCAGAACAACGTGGAAGTGATGAATACCACCAAACAGCTCCTGCTGCGCACCCTGCAGCTGGGTCAGTCGTAA
- the flgJ gene encoding flagellar assembly peptidoglycan hydrolase FlgJ, giving the protein MNTDLSKAYTYTDFQGFSDLRRLAREESPEAAEAAARQFEALFIQMMLKSMRDAMPVDSGMDGDQVKFYQGMFDQQIALEMSRGEGIGLRESLLRQLNPEAPLASSGDGELPMPVHRLPVYQRPENPWPQSRVEAPASAAAPAAADDASGLPRDWRPESPEAFIRDLWPHAERAGQALGVAPEVLLAQSALETGWGRHMIPNADGSNSFNLFGIKADNRWDGPRAHVQTLEYVGGVPERQRAAFRAYEHPGQSFDDYVAFITGNPRYREALARVPEAEGYLRGLQAAGYATDPAYADKILDILGRGSLQAVVALKNSDQAPIS; this is encoded by the coding sequence ATGAACACCGACCTCTCCAAGGCCTACACCTACACCGACTTCCAGGGGTTCTCCGACCTGCGCCGCCTGGCGCGGGAGGAGAGCCCGGAGGCGGCGGAGGCGGCCGCGCGGCAGTTCGAGGCGCTGTTCATCCAGATGATGCTGAAAAGCATGCGTGATGCCATGCCCGTGGACAGCGGCATGGACGGTGACCAGGTGAAGTTCTACCAGGGGATGTTCGACCAGCAGATCGCCCTGGAGATGTCCCGGGGCGAGGGCATCGGCCTGCGCGAATCCCTGCTGCGCCAGTTGAACCCGGAAGCACCGTTGGCGAGCAGCGGTGATGGGGAACTGCCCATGCCGGTCCACCGCCTGCCGGTCTACCAGCGTCCGGAGAATCCCTGGCCGCAGTCCAGGGTCGAGGCGCCGGCATCGGCTGCGGCGCCCGCTGCCGCCGATGATGCCTCGGGCCTGCCCCGCGACTGGCGTCCCGAGTCCCCCGAGGCCTTCATCCGGGATCTCTGGCCCCATGCCGAGCGGGCCGGACAGGCCCTGGGCGTGGCCCCCGAGGTGCTGCTGGCCCAGTCGGCCCTGGAGACGGGGTGGGGCCGCCACATGATCCCCAATGCCGATGGCAGCAACAGCTTCAACCTGTTCGGCATCAAGGCGGACAATCGCTGGGACGGCCCCCGGGCCCACGTACAGACCCTGGAGTACGTGGGCGGGGTGCCTGAGCGTCAGCGCGCCGCCTTCCGCGCCTATGAGCATCCCGGACAGAGCTTCGATGACTACGTGGCGTTCATCACCGGCAATCCCCGCTACCGGGAGGCCCTGGCGCGGGTGCCCGAGGCGGAAGGCTACCTGCGGGGCCTGCAGGCGGCCGGCTACGCCACCGATCCCGCCTACGCGGACAAGATCCTGGACATCCTGGGACGCGGCAGCCTGCAGGCCGTAGTCGCCCTAAAGAATTCGGATCAGGCGCCGATAAGCTGA
- the flgE gene encoding flagellar hook protein FlgE has protein sequence MPFRTALSGLNAASADLRVTGNNIANSGTTGFKQSRAEFADVFALSYGGISQTAIGTGVRLSAVTQQFSQGNIEFTGNNLDLAMNGQGFFVLNDSGTQVYSRAGAFQVNREGYVVNTQGQRLQVYTPQNAEGTQFNTGSLADLQLSLSEAPPSATTDVNVRLNLSSVVEPIDPAIAFDVADPSSFHYSTSLTVYDTLGQAHTASLYFRNTDTLQWDSYLAIDGNLAGGPLPLEFNSDGTLNTATTTTPLNFGTYALTNGADDLNIDFDLANATQYGGAFNVTSLSQNGFTTGRLNSIDIDPTGVVFARFTNGQSQALGRVALANFANPQGLQQLGDNAWGESFAAGDVILGEADTGNFGLIQAGGLESSNVDIAEQLVKLITAQRNFQANAQVITTADAVTQTIINIR, from the coding sequence ATGCCATTTCGTACTGCATTGAGTGGTTTGAACGCGGCCTCCGCGGATCTGCGTGTCACGGGTAACAACATCGCCAACTCCGGCACCACGGGCTTCAAGCAGTCCCGCGCCGAGTTCGCCGATGTGTTTGCCCTGTCCTATGGCGGTATCAGCCAGACGGCCATTGGCACAGGCGTGCGCCTCTCTGCCGTGACCCAGCAATTCAGCCAGGGCAACATCGAGTTCACGGGCAACAACCTGGACCTGGCCATGAACGGCCAGGGCTTTTTCGTGCTCAATGACAGCGGCACCCAGGTCTACAGCCGCGCCGGGGCATTCCAGGTCAATCGCGAGGGCTACGTGGTCAATACCCAGGGCCAGCGCCTGCAGGTCTACACGCCGCAGAATGCCGAAGGCACCCAGTTCAACACGGGTTCCCTGGCTGATTTGCAACTGTCCCTGTCCGAGGCGCCACCCAGTGCGACCACCGATGTGAACGTGCGCCTGAATCTGAGTTCCGTCGTAGAGCCCATCGATCCGGCGATCGCTTTTGATGTGGCGGATCCCAGCAGTTTCCACTATTCGACCTCGCTGACCGTCTACGACACCCTGGGCCAGGCGCACACCGCATCGCTGTATTTCCGCAATACCGACACGCTGCAATGGGACAGTTATCTGGCCATTGATGGGAATCTGGCTGGTGGACCGCTGCCGCTGGAATTCAACAGCGATGGCACGCTCAATACGGCCACAACCACGACGCCTCTGAATTTCGGCACCTATGCCCTGACCAATGGCGCGGACGATCTCAATATCGACTTTGATCTGGCCAATGCCACCCAGTATGGCGGTGCCTTCAATGTCACCAGCCTGAGTCAGAACGGATTCACCACCGGCCGTCTGAACAGCATCGACATCGATCCCACCGGTGTGGTGTTCGCACGCTTCACCAACGGGCAGTCACAGGCCCTGGGCCGCGTGGCCCTGGCCAACTTCGCCAACCCACAGGGTCTGCAGCAGCTGGGCGACAACGCCTGGGGTGAGTCCTTTGCCGCCGGCGATGTGATCCTGGGTGAGGCGGATACCGGCAACTTCGGCCTGATCCAGGCCGGTGGCCTGGAAAGCTCCAATGTGGACATCGCCGAGCAGCTGGTGAAGCTGATCACCGCACAGCGCAACTTCCAGGCCAATGCCCAGGTGATCACCACCGCTGACGCGGTGACCCAGACCATCATCAACATCCGCTAA
- the flgH gene encoding flagellar basal body L-ring protein FlgH, translated as MNSQSLKSMRSVSLVLLAGLVLGGCASVNGVKPGDSPEFSAVNPPMPVPAEYNNGAIFQASYGTGLFEDYKARRVGDILTVRLAERTQARKSANTSTSKESSVNMPTPTVLNRTIPELSTSIEGSRSFDGAGDSAQSNQLDGSITVMVAEVLPNGNLVVQGEKWIRINQGQEFIRLRGIVRPVDVRADNTILSTQIANAQVAYGGSGTLADSNSPGWLTRFFNSPVWPF; from the coding sequence ATGAACAGCCAGAGCCTCAAGTCGATGCGTTCCGTCTCCCTGGTGCTGCTGGCCGGCCTGGTGCTGGGCGGCTGCGCCAGCGTCAACGGCGTGAAGCCCGGCGACAGTCCGGAATTTTCCGCGGTGAATCCGCCCATGCCCGTGCCGGCGGAATACAACAACGGCGCCATCTTCCAGGCCAGCTACGGCACCGGCCTGTTCGAGGACTACAAGGCCCGCCGCGTGGGCGACATCCTCACGGTCCGGCTGGCCGAACGCACCCAGGCGCGCAAGTCCGCGAACACCAGCACCAGCAAGGAATCCAGCGTCAACATGCCGACCCCCACCGTGCTCAATCGCACGATCCCCGAACTGAGCACCAGCATCGAGGGCTCCCGTTCCTTCGACGGCGCGGGGGACAGCGCCCAGAGCAATCAGCTGGATGGCTCCATCACCGTGATGGTGGCCGAGGTCCTGCCCAACGGAAACCTCGTGGTGCAGGGGGAGAAGTGGATCCGCATCAACCAGGGCCAGGAGTTCATCCGCCTGCGCGGCATCGTGCGTCCCGTGGACGTGCGTGCCGACAACACCATCCTCTCCACCCAGATCGCCAATGCCCAGGTGGCCTATGGCGGCAGCGGCACCCTGGCCGACAGCAATTCCCCCGGCTGGCTGACCCGCTTCTTCAACAGTCCCGTGTGGCCCTTCTGA
- a CDS encoding CheR family methyltransferase, protein MSSTAIQPQDYEDFRLFLEKSCGLVLGDNKHYLVTSRLSRLMGEFSVGSVSELLRLLKTGSRPGLRERVIEAMTTNETYWFRDVFPFDILKDTIFPELGKKGVNPVKIWSAACSSGQEAYSISMIVSEFQQARPGVLKNVQIVGTDISTAIVRDAREATYDSLSVGRGLSQERRDRFFVQQDNRWQLRPEIRARASFREFNLLDSYTLLGKFDVVFCRNVLIYFSAESKRDILKRIAQILNPGGYLFLGASESMANYSDAFEMVRCNPGVVYRKR, encoded by the coding sequence TTGTCATCCACTGCCATCCAGCCCCAGGACTACGAGGACTTCCGTCTGTTCCTGGAAAAGAGCTGCGGCCTGGTGCTCGGCGACAACAAGCATTACCTGGTGACCAGCCGACTGTCCCGGCTGATGGGTGAGTTTTCCGTGGGTTCGGTGAGCGAACTGCTGCGCCTGCTCAAGACCGGATCCCGGCCCGGGTTGCGCGAGCGGGTCATCGAGGCCATGACCACCAACGAGACCTACTGGTTTCGCGACGTCTTCCCCTTCGACATCCTCAAGGACACCATCTTTCCGGAGCTGGGCAAGAAAGGCGTCAACCCGGTGAAGATCTGGTCGGCGGCCTGCTCCAGCGGTCAGGAGGCCTACTCCATCAGCATGATCGTGAGCGAATTCCAGCAGGCCCGTCCGGGGGTGCTGAAGAACGTGCAGATCGTGGGTACCGACATCTCCACGGCCATCGTGCGTGATGCCCGCGAGGCCACCTACGACAGCCTGTCCGTGGGCCGCGGCCTGTCCCAGGAGCGGCGCGACCGCTTCTTCGTGCAGCAGGACAACCGCTGGCAGCTGCGCCCGGAGATCCGTGCCCGGGCGAGCTTTCGCGAGTTCAATCTGCTCGACAGCTATACCCTGCTGGGCAAGTTCGACGTGGTGTTCTGCCGCAACGTGCTGATCTATTTCTCGGCGGAATCCAAGCGCGACATCCTCAAGCGCATCGCCCAGATCCTCAACCCCGGCGGCTATCTGTTCCTGGGGGCTTCCGAGTCCATGGCCAACTATTCCGACGCCTTCGAGATGGTGCGCTGCAACCCCGGCGTGGTGTACCGCAAACGCTGA
- a CDS encoding chemotaxis protein: MTGVLDEVNRRTQLVGQNRLELLMFHLGDKQLFGINVFKVREVIPCPPLKRMPDSHPVVAGIAHIRGSTVPLIDMAKAIGKAPLPKTEGTFVIMTEFNRTVQGFLVSAVDRIVNLNWDAIRPPPKGTEKGSYLTAVTNVDNKLVEIVDVEKVLELVTGPAKGVSAEIAQAGQEASGRVRRVLVADDSSVARKQIKRSLDEIGVESIIVKDGREALDTLKELTAVTGSIDDQIALLLSDIEMPEMDGYTLTSELRKVPELAGLHVILHSSLSGSFNAAMVQRAGANRFLPKFNPDELAAAVLEHIKGSADS; encoded by the coding sequence ATGACCGGTGTGCTTGATGAAGTCAACCGTCGTACCCAGCTGGTGGGGCAGAACCGCCTCGAACTGCTCATGTTTCACCTGGGTGACAAGCAGCTGTTCGGCATCAATGTCTTCAAGGTCCGCGAGGTCATTCCCTGTCCGCCCCTCAAGCGCATGCCGGACTCCCACCCGGTGGTGGCGGGCATCGCCCACATCCGGGGCAGCACGGTACCGCTGATCGACATGGCCAAGGCCATCGGTAAGGCCCCGCTGCCCAAGACCGAGGGCACCTTCGTCATCATGACCGAGTTCAACCGCACGGTGCAGGGCTTCCTGGTGTCCGCGGTGGACCGCATCGTCAATCTCAACTGGGATGCCATCCGGCCGCCCCCCAAGGGCACGGAAAAGGGCAGCTACCTGACCGCGGTCACCAACGTGGACAACAAGCTGGTGGAGATCGTCGACGTGGAGAAGGTGCTCGAACTGGTCACCGGACCCGCCAAGGGCGTCTCCGCCGAGATCGCCCAGGCCGGCCAGGAGGCCTCCGGGCGTGTGCGCCGGGTACTGGTGGCCGATGACTCCTCGGTGGCCCGCAAACAGATCAAGCGTTCTCTCGACGAGATCGGGGTAGAGAGCATCATCGTCAAGGACGGCCGGGAGGCCCTGGACACCCTCAAGGAACTGACCGCGGTGACCGGTTCCATCGACGACCAGATCGCCCTGCTGCTCTCCGACATTGAGATGCCGGAGATGGACGGCTACACCCTGACCTCGGAACTGCGCAAGGTACCGGAGCTGGCCGGGTTGCACGTGATCCTGCATTCCTCACTGAGCGGGTCCTTCAATGCCGCCATGGTGCAGCGCGCTGGCGCCAACCGGTTTTTGCCCAAGTTCAATCCCGATGAACTGGCCGCTGCCGTGCTTGAACACATCAAGGGCAGCGCCGATTCCTGA